In Hyperolius riggenbachi isolate aHypRig1 chromosome 10, aHypRig1.pri, whole genome shotgun sequence, a genomic segment contains:
- the LOC137534324 gene encoding uncharacterized protein isoform X1, with product MMDKKQLFSSSDGSSNRNPRQGRSTSLYSQDSTLEDQKVSHFYQEEDEAFERGNGQLKEGENPPEISTDGSSNRNTPEICPSPLYFRDSAQEHHRLSKDIQGKTPVQIEIKIEEEEEEPYVREREQRKGEKIPEEINTDGRYTRNSTERCSNISQAGEIEDDDITSDSFEEIGINSNLHSARHSGDPSSDPSTHGSFSGTPQPVTRYSTRRGSSAKRSAQAGRSRASVRSSGRKRTAAYAAYSSEEDDDDGAGAPRKLGGGMRNIRFSYEENCVLVHKVIENWSALFGAQSQKISAAQKKYLWEIVVSAVNGVSQYRRTRQHCRKRLSDIKRYLRTKLSSHKKYTDGRLPGDLKLTDFEEELLQVIGEEVTTRLDGPYIDTDRLEGPDEGFNINEQFSAEEEDSRLEDMSEAPVIFSDDEDMEEVDRKPAVLQPDASSDRITTERTTSPLNTRNSTQEDHISLDDQDRNLVAIKVEVKEEEEETYVGNVQECKQEETPPEISTDGRYIRNNAEKASVISPDGETEDGDITPDYPGENLITSNLLPSRYSADLSSDLSSFGGSFHDLSPSIAHQTSQRGQFIKRLPQAGRGAAQMANRKRSFLYTTLSSEEEEEDEAGPPKKLGGGLRNIRFSHEENCVLVRKVIENWTNLYGSQCQKISAVHKKYLWESVVSAVNAVSQFRRTRQHCRKRLSDIKRYLRTKLGGHKKYARGSGAGLPLDLRLTEYEEELLQVVGEEVINSLESSYTERQEDPEDLATPEQLSPAPSAPEEEDSRQESLPEISAGILEIKDEKMKEAYQLQGNPVPTAQSHTGGFGEDTSTVSLLPADNVTKSGNKETATQESAMPTALPQHPIINQVPYNTAFEESFFSTLSTLVSKVERLNAQSKKEQNRSHRLLNTIHTDLLLLTEEFKMHREQQSAQTDKIIQLLEESNALKKSKLQLMQERGDLVRGQVPATSAATLETPAPSPVDEAVPASLPKHLPESHPEEPLNTPASLVKNSKNLTVPHQGESNSLESHPKACRTFPESHPSSKRPLQQCEPQKRGRRT from the exons ATGATGGATAAGAAGCAGCTCTTCTCATCATCTG ATGGGTCCAGTAACAGGAATCCTCGACAGGGGCGGTCCACCTCGCTTTACTCCCAGGATTCCACGCTGGAAGATCAGAAGGTGTCACACTTTTATCAG GAAGAAGATGAGGCATTTGAAAGGGGTAATGGGCAGCTTAAGGAGGGTGAGAATCCTCCAGAGATCAGCACAG ATggatcaagtaacagaaatacaccaGAGATATGTCCCAGCCCTCTGTATTTCCGGGACTCTGCGCAGGAGCATCACAGGTTATCAAAAGACATTCAG GGAAAAACTCCAGTTcaaattgaaataaaaattgaagaggaagaggaggagccatATGTGAGGGAACGTGAGCAGCGCAAAGGTGAGAAAATTCCTGAAGAGATCAACACAG ATGGTCGATATACTAGGAATTCCACAGAGAGATGTTCAAACATCTCTCAAGCTGGTGAAATAGAAGACGATGATATCACCTCTGATTCATTTGAAGAAATCGGCATTAACTCAAATCTCCATTCGGCCCGCCACAGCGGAGATCCGTCATCTGATCCTTCTACACATGGAAGTTTCTCTGGCACCCCCCAACCTGTCACCCGATACTCAACTCGTAGAGGCTCATCTGCAAAGAGATCAGCTCAGGCAGGGAGGAGTCGAGCATCGGTGCGATCAAGCGGACGAAAGCGCACTGCAGCCTACGCTGCCTATAGCAGTGAGGAGGATGACGACGATGGAGCAGGTGCCCCAAGAAAATTGGGTGGAGGAATGCGAAACATCCGATTCTCTTATGAAGAGAACTGTGTCCTGGTCCACAAAGTTATAGAGAACTGGTCAGCTCTGTTTGGGGCTCAGTCCCAGAAGATCTCAGCTGCTCAGAAGAAATATCTGTGGGAGATAGTGGTGTCAGCAGTGAATGGGGTCAGCCAGTATCGCAGGACGAGGCAGCACTGCAGGAAACGGCTGTCTGACATTAAAAG GTACCTGAGAACAAAGCTTTCCTCCCATAAAAAATACACTGATGGACGTCTTCCAGGTGACCTGAAACTGACAGACTTTGAAGAGGAACTTCTTCAGGTGATTGGAGAGGAGGTCACCACAAGGCTGGATGGTCCATACATAGATACTGATAGACTGG AAGGACCTGATGAAGGCTTTAACATCAATGAGCAATTTTCTGCGGAGGAAGAGGATTCCAGACTAGAGGACATGTCAGAGGCTCCTGTTATCTTTTCAGATG ATGAAGACATGGAGGAGGTAGACCGAAAGCCAGCCGTTCTACAGCCTG atgcatccagTGATCGAATCACAACAGAGAGAACTACCAGTCCTCTAAATACCCGGAACTCCACGCAGGAAGATCACATCTCGCTAGATGATCAG GATAGAAATCTGGTTGCTATTAAAGTTGAAgttaaagaagaagaggaagaaaccTATGTTGGGAATGTTCAGGAATGTAAGCAGGAAGAAACCCCTCCAGAGATCAGCACAG ATGGACGATACATCAGGAATAATGCAGAAAAAGCTTCCGTTATATCTCCAGATGGTGAAACTGAAGACGGTGACATCACACCCGATTATCCAGGAGAGAACTTGATTACCTCAAATCTCCTTCCATCACGATACAGTGCCGATCTATCATCTGATCTCTCTTCATTTGGGGGGAGTTTTCATGACCTCTCACCTTCCATTGCTCATCAAACATCTCAAAGAGGACAGTTTATAAAGAGACTGCCACaagcagggagaggtgctgcacaaATGGCCAATCGAAAGCGTTCTTTTCTGTACACTACacttagcagtgaggaggaggaggaagacgagGCAGGTCCCCCAAAAAAGTTAGGTGGAGGCCTGAGGAACATCAGATTCTCCCATGAGGAGAACTGTGTCCTTGTCCGCAAGGTGATCGAAAACTGGACAAATCTTTATGGATCTCAGTGCCAGAAAATATCTGCTGTTCATAAGAAGTATCTGTGGGAGAGTGTGGTATCAGCTGTGAACGCGGTCAGTCAGTTCCGCAGGACAAGGCAACACTGCAGAAAACGTCTGTCCGACATCAAAAG GTACCTCAGGACCAAACTTGGGGGCCATAAAAAATATGCCCGGGGCTCTGGAGCAGGTCTTCCACTGGATCTTAGGCTCACAGAATATGAAGAGGAGCTGCttcaggttgttggagaagaggtCATCAATTCTCTAGAGAGTTCATACACAGAAAGACAAG AAGACCCTGAGGACCTTGCAACTCCAGAACAGCTGTCCCCGGCACCCAGTGCCCCTGAGGAAGAGGACTCCAGGCAAGAGAGCTTGCCCGAAATTTCAGCGGGCATTTTGGAGA TTAAAGATGAAAAAATGAAGGAAGCTTATCAACTTCAGGGAAACCCGGTACCAACAGCACAAAGTCACACTG GTGGGTTTGGAGAAGATACCTCTACTGTCTCTCTGCTACCAGCGGACAATGTGACAAAGAGTGGAAACAAGGAAACCGCCACCCAAGAAAGCGCAATGCCCACTGCACTGCCACAGCATCCAATCATAAACCAAGTGCCATATAATACTGCTTTTGAGGAGtcctttttttccactttatcCACACTGGTCTCAAAAGTTGAGCGTCTAAATGCACAAAGTAAAAAAGAGCAAAACAGAAGCCACAGATTATTAAATACTATCCACACAGATCTTTTGCTCTTAACAGAAGAATTTAAAATGCACAGGGAGCAGCAGTCTGCTCAAACGGACAAAATTATACAATTACTTGAGGAAAGTAACGCTTTAAAAAAGAGTAAACTTCAGCTGATGCAGGAGAGAGGCGATCTGGTGAGAGGACAGGTTCCTGCTACATCTGCAGCAACGTTGGAGACGCCTGCCCCATCTCCGGTCGATGAAGCTGTACCGGCGTCTTTGCCAAAACATTTACCAGAATCTCATCCTGAAGAGCCGCTAAACACACCAGCATCTCTTGTGAAGAATTCCAAAAACTTAACGGTGCCCCACCAAGGAGAGTCAAACTCACTGGAATCCCACCCCAAAGCGTGCAGAACCTTCCCAGAAAGCCATCCTTCTTCAAAAAGGCCTCTGCAGCAATGTGAACCTcagaaaagaggaagaagaacgtAA
- the LOC137534324 gene encoding uncharacterized protein isoform X2: MMDKKQLFSSSDGSSNRNPRQGRSTSLYSQDSTLEDQKVSHFYQEEDEAFERGNGQLKEGENPPEISTDGSSNRNTPEICPSPLYFRDSAQEHHRLSKDIQGKTPVQIEIKIEEEEEEPYVREREQRKDGRYTRNSTERCSNISQAGEIEDDDITSDSFEEIGINSNLHSARHSGDPSSDPSTHGSFSGTPQPVTRYSTRRGSSAKRSAQAGRSRASVRSSGRKRTAAYAAYSSEEDDDDGAGAPRKLGGGMRNIRFSYEENCVLVHKVIENWSALFGAQSQKISAAQKKYLWEIVVSAVNGVSQYRRTRQHCRKRLSDIKRYLRTKLSSHKKYTDGRLPGDLKLTDFEEELLQVIGEEVTTRLDGPYIDTDRLEGPDEGFNINEQFSAEEEDSRLEDMSEAPVIFSDDEDMEEVDRKPAVLQPDASSDRITTERTTSPLNTRNSTQEDHISLDDQDRNLVAIKVEVKEEEEETYVGNVQECKQEETPPEISTDGRYIRNNAEKASVISPDGETEDGDITPDYPGENLITSNLLPSRYSADLSSDLSSFGGSFHDLSPSIAHQTSQRGQFIKRLPQAGRGAAQMANRKRSFLYTTLSSEEEEEDEAGPPKKLGGGLRNIRFSHEENCVLVRKVIENWTNLYGSQCQKISAVHKKYLWESVVSAVNAVSQFRRTRQHCRKRLSDIKRYLRTKLGGHKKYARGSGAGLPLDLRLTEYEEELLQVVGEEVINSLESSYTERQEDPEDLATPEQLSPAPSAPEEEDSRQESLPEISAGILEIKDEKMKEAYQLQGNPVPTAQSHTGGFGEDTSTVSLLPADNVTKSGNKETATQESAMPTALPQHPIINQVPYNTAFEESFFSTLSTLVSKVERLNAQSKKEQNRSHRLLNTIHTDLLLLTEEFKMHREQQSAQTDKIIQLLEESNALKKSKLQLMQERGDLVRGQVPATSAATLETPAPSPVDEAVPASLPKHLPESHPEEPLNTPASLVKNSKNLTVPHQGESNSLESHPKACRTFPESHPSSKRPLQQCEPQKRGRRT, encoded by the exons ATGATGGATAAGAAGCAGCTCTTCTCATCATCTG ATGGGTCCAGTAACAGGAATCCTCGACAGGGGCGGTCCACCTCGCTTTACTCCCAGGATTCCACGCTGGAAGATCAGAAGGTGTCACACTTTTATCAG GAAGAAGATGAGGCATTTGAAAGGGGTAATGGGCAGCTTAAGGAGGGTGAGAATCCTCCAGAGATCAGCACAG ATggatcaagtaacagaaatacaccaGAGATATGTCCCAGCCCTCTGTATTTCCGGGACTCTGCGCAGGAGCATCACAGGTTATCAAAAGACATTCAG GGAAAAACTCCAGTTcaaattgaaataaaaattgaagaggaagaggaggagccatATGTGAGGGAACGTGAGCAGCGCAAAG ATGGTCGATATACTAGGAATTCCACAGAGAGATGTTCAAACATCTCTCAAGCTGGTGAAATAGAAGACGATGATATCACCTCTGATTCATTTGAAGAAATCGGCATTAACTCAAATCTCCATTCGGCCCGCCACAGCGGAGATCCGTCATCTGATCCTTCTACACATGGAAGTTTCTCTGGCACCCCCCAACCTGTCACCCGATACTCAACTCGTAGAGGCTCATCTGCAAAGAGATCAGCTCAGGCAGGGAGGAGTCGAGCATCGGTGCGATCAAGCGGACGAAAGCGCACTGCAGCCTACGCTGCCTATAGCAGTGAGGAGGATGACGACGATGGAGCAGGTGCCCCAAGAAAATTGGGTGGAGGAATGCGAAACATCCGATTCTCTTATGAAGAGAACTGTGTCCTGGTCCACAAAGTTATAGAGAACTGGTCAGCTCTGTTTGGGGCTCAGTCCCAGAAGATCTCAGCTGCTCAGAAGAAATATCTGTGGGAGATAGTGGTGTCAGCAGTGAATGGGGTCAGCCAGTATCGCAGGACGAGGCAGCACTGCAGGAAACGGCTGTCTGACATTAAAAG GTACCTGAGAACAAAGCTTTCCTCCCATAAAAAATACACTGATGGACGTCTTCCAGGTGACCTGAAACTGACAGACTTTGAAGAGGAACTTCTTCAGGTGATTGGAGAGGAGGTCACCACAAGGCTGGATGGTCCATACATAGATACTGATAGACTGG AAGGACCTGATGAAGGCTTTAACATCAATGAGCAATTTTCTGCGGAGGAAGAGGATTCCAGACTAGAGGACATGTCAGAGGCTCCTGTTATCTTTTCAGATG ATGAAGACATGGAGGAGGTAGACCGAAAGCCAGCCGTTCTACAGCCTG atgcatccagTGATCGAATCACAACAGAGAGAACTACCAGTCCTCTAAATACCCGGAACTCCACGCAGGAAGATCACATCTCGCTAGATGATCAG GATAGAAATCTGGTTGCTATTAAAGTTGAAgttaaagaagaagaggaagaaaccTATGTTGGGAATGTTCAGGAATGTAAGCAGGAAGAAACCCCTCCAGAGATCAGCACAG ATGGACGATACATCAGGAATAATGCAGAAAAAGCTTCCGTTATATCTCCAGATGGTGAAACTGAAGACGGTGACATCACACCCGATTATCCAGGAGAGAACTTGATTACCTCAAATCTCCTTCCATCACGATACAGTGCCGATCTATCATCTGATCTCTCTTCATTTGGGGGGAGTTTTCATGACCTCTCACCTTCCATTGCTCATCAAACATCTCAAAGAGGACAGTTTATAAAGAGACTGCCACaagcagggagaggtgctgcacaaATGGCCAATCGAAAGCGTTCTTTTCTGTACACTACacttagcagtgaggaggaggaggaagacgagGCAGGTCCCCCAAAAAAGTTAGGTGGAGGCCTGAGGAACATCAGATTCTCCCATGAGGAGAACTGTGTCCTTGTCCGCAAGGTGATCGAAAACTGGACAAATCTTTATGGATCTCAGTGCCAGAAAATATCTGCTGTTCATAAGAAGTATCTGTGGGAGAGTGTGGTATCAGCTGTGAACGCGGTCAGTCAGTTCCGCAGGACAAGGCAACACTGCAGAAAACGTCTGTCCGACATCAAAAG GTACCTCAGGACCAAACTTGGGGGCCATAAAAAATATGCCCGGGGCTCTGGAGCAGGTCTTCCACTGGATCTTAGGCTCACAGAATATGAAGAGGAGCTGCttcaggttgttggagaagaggtCATCAATTCTCTAGAGAGTTCATACACAGAAAGACAAG AAGACCCTGAGGACCTTGCAACTCCAGAACAGCTGTCCCCGGCACCCAGTGCCCCTGAGGAAGAGGACTCCAGGCAAGAGAGCTTGCCCGAAATTTCAGCGGGCATTTTGGAGA TTAAAGATGAAAAAATGAAGGAAGCTTATCAACTTCAGGGAAACCCGGTACCAACAGCACAAAGTCACACTG GTGGGTTTGGAGAAGATACCTCTACTGTCTCTCTGCTACCAGCGGACAATGTGACAAAGAGTGGAAACAAGGAAACCGCCACCCAAGAAAGCGCAATGCCCACTGCACTGCCACAGCATCCAATCATAAACCAAGTGCCATATAATACTGCTTTTGAGGAGtcctttttttccactttatcCACACTGGTCTCAAAAGTTGAGCGTCTAAATGCACAAAGTAAAAAAGAGCAAAACAGAAGCCACAGATTATTAAATACTATCCACACAGATCTTTTGCTCTTAACAGAAGAATTTAAAATGCACAGGGAGCAGCAGTCTGCTCAAACGGACAAAATTATACAATTACTTGAGGAAAGTAACGCTTTAAAAAAGAGTAAACTTCAGCTGATGCAGGAGAGAGGCGATCTGGTGAGAGGACAGGTTCCTGCTACATCTGCAGCAACGTTGGAGACGCCTGCCCCATCTCCGGTCGATGAAGCTGTACCGGCGTCTTTGCCAAAACATTTACCAGAATCTCATCCTGAAGAGCCGCTAAACACACCAGCATCTCTTGTGAAGAATTCCAAAAACTTAACGGTGCCCCACCAAGGAGAGTCAAACTCACTGGAATCCCACCCCAAAGCGTGCAGAACCTTCCCAGAAAGCCATCCTTCTTCAAAAAGGCCTCTGCAGCAATGTGAACCTcagaaaagaggaagaagaacgtAA